The Mixta hanseatica genome includes a region encoding these proteins:
- a CDS encoding head-tail connector protein yields MLLTLEEIKMQCRLESDFTEEDRFLELLALAAEAKATTYLNRNLYKTLDEMPALDTDGMVITEDIRLGLLMLISHWYENRSSVTEIEKSETPMAFYFLLQPRRLPVSGF; encoded by the coding sequence ATGTTGCTGACGCTGGAAGAAATTAAAATGCAGTGCCGGCTGGAGAGTGACTTCACAGAAGAAGACAGATTTCTTGAGCTTCTTGCGTTGGCTGCTGAGGCGAAAGCAACGACCTACCTGAACCGGAACCTCTATAAGACCCTGGATGAGATGCCTGCGCTCGATACTGATGGCATGGTGATCACGGAGGATATCCGGCTGGGCCTGTTGATGCTGATTAGCCACTGGTACGAAAACCGCAGCTCCGTGACGGAAATTGAAAAGTCAGAAACGCCGATGGCATTTTACTTTTTGCTTCAGCCGCGGCGCCTGCCTGTTTCGGGATTCTGA
- a CDS encoding phage head closure protein, whose protein sequence is MQLNSTRTSATYTLPDPGELNKRILLRQRIDLAAADYGVEPSYQNEKMVWAKVRQVGATTYHESVQADDKITHYMTIRYRRGITSDFEVVYGSNVYRVKRLRDLNSAGRYLLLECEALGALDRDGDMYG, encoded by the coding sequence ATGCAACTCAATTCTACACGTACCAGCGCGACGTATACGCTGCCCGATCCGGGTGAGCTGAATAAGCGCATTCTGTTGCGTCAGCGCATTGACCTGGCCGCCGCTGATTACGGTGTCGAACCTTCGTATCAGAACGAAAAAATGGTCTGGGCGAAGGTACGGCAGGTGGGCGCCACGACTTATCACGAATCTGTCCAGGCAGACGATAAGATCACCCACTACATGACCATCCGCTACCGCAGGGGCATCACTTCCGATTTCGAAGTGGTTTATGGCAGTAACGTCTACCGCGTAAAACGCCTGCGCGACCTTAACTCAGCCGGCCGCTATCTGTTGCTGGAATGTGAGGCGCTGGGTGCTTTAGATCGCGACGGAGATATGTATGGCTAA
- a CDS encoding phage tail terminator protein has product MKLSLVIAALRMRCPTFAGNVAGAAEFKSIPETGKMRLPAAYVVPTEDVTAEQKSLTDYWQNVTEGFAVIVVLDNTRDERGQAAGYDAVHDVRAEIWKALLGWEPDQDAGPVAYSGGQLLDMDRGRLYYQFEFMLTREISEEDTRQQDDLETLDELKTVAIDIDYIDPGNGPDGNPEHHTEIKLSE; this is encoded by the coding sequence ATGAAGCTTTCGCTTGTAATTGCTGCGTTGCGCATGCGTTGCCCGACCTTTGCCGGTAACGTTGCCGGCGCGGCGGAATTTAAGTCCATCCCGGAAACGGGAAAGATGCGCCTGCCAGCCGCTTATGTGGTGCCTACCGAAGATGTTACCGCTGAGCAGAAGTCACTGACCGATTACTGGCAGAACGTCACGGAAGGTTTTGCCGTTATCGTCGTGCTGGACAATACACGCGACGAACGCGGGCAGGCAGCTGGTTATGACGCAGTGCATGACGTGCGGGCTGAAATCTGGAAGGCGTTGCTGGGATGGGAGCCGGACCAAGATGCCGGGCCGGTAGCATATTCAGGTGGCCAGTTGCTGGATATGGACAGGGGGAGACTTTATTACCAGTTTGAGTTCATGTTGACGCGTGAAATCTCTGAAGAAGACACCCGGCAGCAGGACGATCTGGAAACGCTGGACGAACTCAAAACCGTAGCCATCGATATTGACTACATCGATCCGGGTAACGGGCCTGACGGCAATCCTGAACACCACACCGAAATAAAACTCAGCGAGTAA
- a CDS encoding DUF2635 domain-containing protein has product MLIKPKRGRSVPDPVRGGLLPSEGRNVEESTYWLRRLAAGDIEKVLPAEKKAGTDTKKQGGE; this is encoded by the coding sequence ATGCTAATCAAACCCAAACGCGGGCGGTCAGTTCCTGACCCTGTCCGGGGCGGTCTGCTGCCTTCAGAAGGCCGGAACGTCGAAGAAAGCACCTACTGGCTCCGCCGCCTTGCGGCCGGGGATATTGAAAAAGTTCTCCCGGCGGAGAAAAAAGCCGGTACGGACACCAAGAAACAAGGCGGTGAATAA
- a CDS encoding phage tail sheath subtilisin-like domain-containing protein, protein MSVSFPTIPSNLRVPLFWAEMDNSEANTTQDSGPALLIGLANTGSSIPTNQLTIMPSASLAGKVTGRGSQLARMVAKYRAIDPFGELWVIAVDEPEGEAATATVTITGTAQASGTLSLYVSSTRVQAAVVTGDAPEAVASTLAAAINANADLPVTATAAAGAVTLTARHKGLTGNDIPLMMNYYGTVGGETMPDGVSVAITAMSGGTGAPDLSDTVAAMGDEPFDFIGSPFSDSASLATLALEMNDSSGRWSYARQLYGHVYTAKIGTLSDLVSFGDTMNNQHITVAGYETGVQTSADELVALRTARNAVFIRNDPARPTQTGELTGALPAPAGSRFTLTEQQSLLMHGIATAYAEGGTLRIQRDITTYKQNAYGVADNSYLDSETLHTSAYVIRQLKSIITSKYPRHKLANDGTRFGSGQAIVTPAVLKGEMCASYRTMERAGIVENFDLFKKYLVVERNASDPNRVDVLFPPDYVNQLRVFALLNQFRLQYAEESE, encoded by the coding sequence ATGTCAGTCTCTTTTCCGACTATTCCTTCTAACTTGCGGGTGCCGCTTTTCTGGGCCGAAATGGACAACAGCGAAGCAAATACCACTCAGGACAGCGGTCCGGCGCTCCTGATTGGCCTGGCTAACACCGGCAGCTCAATTCCTACAAACCAGCTCACTATCATGCCGTCAGCCTCGCTGGCAGGCAAAGTTACGGGCCGGGGCAGCCAGCTTGCCCGCATGGTTGCGAAGTATCGCGCCATCGACCCGTTTGGCGAGCTGTGGGTGATTGCTGTTGACGAGCCGGAAGGCGAAGCCGCAACTGCCACCGTGACCATCACCGGCACTGCGCAGGCATCCGGCACGCTGAGCCTGTATGTCAGCTCAACACGCGTCCAGGCTGCTGTGGTAACCGGAGACGCACCGGAGGCTGTGGCCTCAACCTTAGCCGCTGCCATTAATGCGAATGCAGATCTGCCGGTAACGGCAACTGCCGCCGCCGGCGCCGTGACCCTGACCGCACGACACAAAGGGCTTACCGGCAATGATATCCCGCTGATGATGAATTATTACGGCACCGTGGGCGGAGAGACCATGCCGGATGGCGTGAGCGTGGCAATCACAGCTATGTCGGGCGGGACCGGTGCGCCTGACCTGTCAGACACCGTTGCCGCGATGGGTGATGAGCCGTTCGACTTTATTGGCTCGCCTTTCAGCGACTCAGCGTCACTGGCTACCCTTGCGCTGGAGATGAACGATTCTTCGGGGCGCTGGAGTTACGCACGTCAGCTTTACGGCCACGTTTACACCGCGAAGATCGGCACGCTGTCCGATCTGGTGTCATTCGGCGACACGATGAATAACCAGCACATCACCGTAGCCGGCTATGAAACTGGCGTTCAGACATCAGCGGATGAGCTTGTAGCGCTGCGCACGGCCCGTAATGCGGTGTTTATCCGCAACGACCCGGCGCGCCCGACGCAGACCGGTGAACTGACCGGCGCATTACCCGCACCGGCAGGCAGCCGCTTTACGCTGACCGAGCAGCAGTCACTGCTGATGCATGGCATTGCCACGGCCTATGCCGAAGGCGGTACGCTGCGCATTCAGCGCGATATCACCACTTATAAACAGAATGCCTACGGCGTGGCCGATAACAGCTACCTGGACAGCGAGACTCTGCATACCAGTGCATATGTTATCCGTCAGCTGAAAAGCATCATCACCAGTAAATATCCGCGTCACAAGCTGGCAAATGACGGCACCCGTTTTGGTTCCGGTCAGGCCATCGTGACGCCGGCCGTGCTGAAAGGTGAGATGTGTGCGAGTTACCGCACCATGGAGCGGGCGGGTATCGTAGAGAACTTTGACCTGTTCAAAAAGTACCTGGTTGTGGAGCGTAATGCTTCCGACCCAAACCGCGTGGATGTGCTCTTCCCGCCTGACTACGTCAACCAGCTGCGCGTCTTTGCGCTGCTTAACCAGTTCCGTCTGCAGTACGCCGAGGAGAGCGAATAA
- a CDS encoding phage tail tube protein, producing the protein MAKIAGTCYFKIDGLQLSLTGGIEVPMNTRVNDDVIGLDGSVDRKETHRAPYTKGTLKVPKDFPVDKITNSDNMTITSELANGQVYVLSEAWLFGEANHNAEEGTVDVEFHGSEGFYQ; encoded by the coding sequence ATGGCTAAGATTGCGGGTACCTGTTATTTCAAAATTGACGGTCTGCAGCTTTCGCTGACCGGTGGCATTGAGGTGCCGATGAACACGCGGGTTAATGATGACGTTATTGGTCTGGATGGCTCGGTGGATCGCAAAGAAACTCACCGGGCGCCCTACACCAAAGGCACCCTGAAAGTGCCGAAAGATTTCCCGGTCGATAAAATCACTAACTCTGACAACATGACTATCACCTCTGAACTGGCTAACGGTCAGGTTTACGTATTGTCAGAAGCGTGGCTTTTCGGTGAGGCCAACCACAACGCCGAAGAGGGCACGGTTGATGTTGAATTCCACGGCTCAGAAGGATTCTACCAGTGA
- a CDS encoding phage tail assembly protein, translating to MSELQLSKPIQAHGETVHVLELREPSFDEIEQIGFPFTIGNEGNIKIDSSVSLRYIPVLAGIPRSSASQMAKIDIFKASMTILGFFTGSGAAAISAGDSTT from the coding sequence GTGAGTGAACTGCAACTTTCAAAACCCATCCAGGCGCATGGCGAGACTGTTCATGTGCTGGAGCTGCGTGAACCATCATTTGATGAAATCGAGCAGATTGGCTTTCCGTTCACTATTGGCAACGAAGGCAATATCAAAATCGATAGCTCGGTGTCGCTTCGTTATATTCCTGTACTGGCAGGCATTCCGCGTTCGTCAGCCAGTCAGATGGCAAAGATTGACATCTTCAAAGCGTCAATGACCATCCTGGGTTTTTTTACCGGCTCGGGAGCGGCCGCAATCTCCGCCGGCGACTCTACAACGTAG
- a CDS encoding phage tail tape measure protein — translation MADSFQLKAIITAVDQLTGPMKGMQRQLKGFQKEFSSLAVGATAAGASILSALAVPVNQAIKFESTMADIRKVVDGLDNADAFRKMSDDVINLSTKLPITADGIGQIVAAAGQAGIARGELIRFAEDAAKMGIAFDQTAEESGQMMAQWRTAFKLTQTDVVSLADKVNYLGNTGPASAAKISDIVTKVGSLAAVAHVSTGDLAAIGATISGMGVEADVAGTGIQNLMLALSNASSTNAKAVLKAIGMTSKETAEGMVKDSQGTILKVLDGLRKLPQPKQAKGLEWLFGRESIKAIAPLLNNTDLLRANFRKVADAQQYAGSMQKEYDSRAKTTENHLVLMKNGFNAVAITIGNVLLPEVDKAVMALIPYIKQAEEFIKQNPDLVRSAVKFAASLVGIGIAVAGISRAFRILNAVINLSPAKLAITALAAGAMLIINNWDQVGPVIKQVWVEVDRVAQAMGGWQTVIEGVGIVMAGSFAIKTIGSLQQAVTLAGSLSALLGKIGRLGAMTITIGIAISLLKQLQDLEKQASSEGVSKGEFLVNRMQSQERERGYNGFIPRLREILGMDNPIPDGRYTPQVGLEKPISASRQQSGELKVSFDNAPPGMRVAAPAGSATPWLSYDVGYSRFSNKN, via the coding sequence ATGGCTGACAGCTTTCAGTTAAAGGCCATTATTACGGCCGTTGATCAGCTTACCGGGCCTATGAAAGGCATGCAGCGGCAGTTGAAGGGTTTCCAGAAGGAGTTCTCTTCACTGGCTGTTGGTGCTACGGCTGCTGGCGCATCCATTCTGAGTGCGTTAGCCGTACCGGTGAATCAGGCCATTAAGTTTGAGTCAACGATGGCTGACATCCGCAAGGTGGTCGATGGTCTTGATAATGCTGATGCTTTTCGCAAGATGAGCGATGATGTTATCAATCTCTCCACCAAGTTGCCTATAACTGCTGATGGCATCGGACAGATTGTGGCAGCAGCAGGACAGGCGGGAATTGCACGTGGTGAACTGATTCGCTTTGCAGAAGATGCAGCTAAAATGGGCATCGCGTTTGACCAGACGGCGGAAGAGTCTGGTCAGATGATGGCTCAATGGCGCACTGCTTTTAAACTTACTCAAACCGATGTGGTGAGCCTTGCCGATAAAGTTAACTACCTCGGAAATACGGGGCCGGCCAGCGCGGCAAAAATCTCAGATATCGTAACAAAGGTAGGGTCACTGGCTGCTGTTGCGCATGTTTCAACAGGAGATTTGGCAGCGATCGGTGCGACCATATCAGGGATGGGCGTTGAGGCAGACGTTGCGGGTACAGGCATTCAGAATCTCATGCTGGCCCTTTCAAATGCCTCAAGCACAAATGCTAAAGCAGTCCTTAAAGCTATTGGCATGACTTCAAAAGAAACAGCCGAAGGCATGGTGAAGGACTCCCAAGGAACCATACTAAAGGTGCTGGATGGCTTGAGAAAGTTACCTCAGCCTAAGCAGGCTAAAGGGCTGGAGTGGCTATTTGGGCGCGAATCAATAAAGGCCATTGCGCCATTGTTGAACAATACAGATCTTCTGCGAGCAAACTTTCGCAAGGTTGCTGATGCGCAACAGTATGCTGGTTCGATGCAAAAAGAGTATGACTCCCGCGCGAAGACTACTGAAAATCACCTTGTTCTGATGAAAAACGGGTTCAACGCCGTTGCGATCACTATAGGTAATGTTCTGCTGCCTGAGGTAGACAAAGCTGTAATGGCTTTAATTCCCTACATCAAGCAGGCAGAAGAGTTCATAAAACAAAATCCTGATCTCGTCAGGTCGGCGGTTAAATTTGCAGCCTCTTTGGTCGGCATTGGTATTGCAGTTGCTGGAATCTCACGCGCTTTCCGTATTCTAAATGCCGTAATCAACCTTTCACCAGCCAAGCTTGCTATTACAGCGCTAGCTGCTGGTGCAATGCTTATTATTAATAACTGGGATCAGGTTGGGCCAGTTATAAAACAGGTATGGGTAGAAGTAGATAGAGTTGCTCAGGCGATGGGCGGCTGGCAAACAGTAATTGAAGGTGTTGGCATAGTAATGGCTGGGTCATTCGCTATCAAAACGATAGGGTCCCTTCAGCAAGCAGTTACTCTTGCCGGCTCGTTGTCAGCTCTGTTAGGTAAAATAGGCCGCCTTGGCGCCATGACCATCACGATTGGTATAGCAATTTCACTTCTGAAGCAATTGCAGGACCTGGAAAAGCAGGCGTCATCCGAAGGTGTGAGCAAAGGCGAGTTTCTGGTTAACCGAATGCAATCTCAGGAGAGGGAGCGGGGTTATAACGGATTTATTCCAAGGTTACGTGAGATTCTGGGAATGGATAACCCAATTCCAGATGGAAGATATACGCCTCAGGTTGGGCTTGAAAAGCCGATATCTGCATCCAGACAACAGTCAGGAGAGTTGAAAGTAAGTTTTGATAATGCTCCGCCGGGAATGCGCGTTGCTGCTCCGGCTGGGAGCGCTACTCCCTGGCTGAGTTATGATGTTGGCTATAGTCGCTTTAGTAATAAAAACTAA
- a CDS encoding DNA circularization protein, whose protein sequence is MSWKDNLQDASLRGVPFKVEEDEATFGRRVQVHEYPNRDKPWAEDLGRATRRFSVQAYLIGDDFFEQRNRLIEAIEKPGSCTLVHPYYGEMTVTVDDAVRVSHSVSEGRMCRVSFSFIEAGELSFPTAGLATGQKLTSSVSFLDDVISSAFGAFGMDGLPDFLQDGVLDEATGMFNTVTSAFQYVDSGISAASRLMQGDISVLLSPPSSGMNFVNRLQTMWRAGSRLSGNASDLMAMIKGFTGVTVDRGLAPRGVWKTDSKTTQSQTTQRNYVAQAVRTTAISEAAYTVTRLPQPVAQSVTRQQDPQQPVRVTHPAVSDIQPDTGADSTSASAGVTSSIETGRVVSWDELAEVRDVLNEAIDTEMERVTDDNLYQALVKVRTDVNQDISARLEQIERLTEKTPAQVTPALVLAADWYDSASRASEITARNGIRHPGFVPVKTLKVPAR, encoded by the coding sequence ATGAGCTGGAAAGACAATCTGCAGGATGCCTCGCTGCGGGGCGTCCCGTTCAAGGTAGAAGAAGATGAGGCCACCTTTGGCCGCCGGGTGCAGGTTCATGAGTACCCAAACCGCGATAAGCCATGGGCGGAAGACTTAGGGCGCGCCACTCGCCGCTTCAGTGTCCAGGCCTATCTGATCGGGGATGATTTCTTTGAGCAGCGCAACAGGCTGATTGAAGCCATCGAAAAGCCGGGATCATGTACGCTGGTTCATCCGTATTACGGAGAAATGACGGTAACGGTTGACGATGCTGTGCGTGTCAGCCATTCAGTCAGTGAAGGACGCATGTGCCGCGTCAGCTTCAGCTTCATCGAAGCCGGCGAATTATCTTTTCCCACAGCCGGGCTGGCAACCGGCCAAAAACTTACCTCTTCAGTTTCATTCCTGGACGACGTCATTTCATCGGCATTCGGTGCCTTTGGCATGGACGGCCTGCCTGATTTCCTGCAGGACGGCGTACTTGATGAGGCAACAGGCATGTTCAATACCGTGACCAGTGCATTCCAGTATGTTGATTCTGGCATCAGCGCCGCCTCCCGGCTGATGCAGGGTGACATCTCTGTATTACTCAGCCCGCCATCAAGCGGAATGAACTTCGTAAACCGGCTTCAGACCATGTGGCGTGCAGGTTCACGCCTGTCAGGGAATGCATCAGACCTCATGGCGATGATTAAGGGTTTTACGGGCGTTACGGTAGATCGCGGTCTGGCACCTCGTGGGGTATGGAAGACCGACAGCAAAACGACACAGTCGCAGACGACCCAGCGTAATTACGTTGCGCAGGCCGTGAGAACCACCGCTATTAGTGAAGCAGCCTACACAGTCACGAGACTTCCACAGCCGGTTGCGCAAAGCGTCACACGACAGCAGGACCCGCAGCAGCCTGTCAGGGTAACGCACCCGGCGGTCAGTGATATTCAGCCTGATACCGGCGCGGACAGTACCAGCGCGTCTGCAGGCGTTACCAGCTCTATCGAAACCGGCAGAGTTGTGTCATGGGACGAACTGGCAGAAGTGCGAGATGTTCTGAACGAAGCCATCGACACGGAGATGGAGCGTGTTACGGACGACAATCTTTATCAGGCGCTGGTAAAGGTACGCACAGATGTGAACCAGGACATCTCAGCACGGCTTGAACAGATTGAGCGGCTCACTGAAAAGACGCCGGCGCAGGTAACGCCAGCTCTCGTTCTGGCGGCTGACTGGTATGACTCTGCCTCACGGGCATCTGAGATAACGGCCCGTAACGGCATCCGACATCCCGGATTTGTTCCGGTCAAAACTCTGAAGGTGCCGGCACGATGA
- a CDS encoding phage baseplate assembly protein, which produces MNNIVILRVNGQEWGGWTSVRIAAGIERIARDFTVEITRSWPGDNDQAARSNRIKNGDLVEVLIGTDKVLTGYIEATPVRYDARSISVGISGRSKTADLIDCAAKPSQYAGRTLSQVATELAKPFSIKVVDAGGASGALQGIQADQGETVMDVLNKMLGLQQALAYDNEQGDLVIGGIGSRQAHTALVLGENVLSCDTEKSIRDRFSDYQVSGQRTGNDDDFGEATTTAIRAKTIDGGVARYRPMIIHQTGNATTATCSERGEFEMRQRAARTDEATYTVQGWRQGDGSLWRPNLQVIVFDPILGFNNRQMVIAEVTYQQNENGTVTEIRVGPPDAYLPEPAKPGKRKKEKQEEEF; this is translated from the coding sequence ATGAACAACATTGTAATTCTCCGGGTCAATGGTCAGGAGTGGGGCGGCTGGACATCGGTTCGCATTGCGGCTGGCATTGAACGCATTGCCCGCGACTTCACCGTTGAAATTACCCGAAGCTGGCCGGGCGATAATGACCAGGCTGCGCGAAGTAACCGTATCAAAAACGGTGATCTGGTTGAGGTGCTTATTGGCACCGATAAGGTACTGACGGGATACATTGAAGCTACGCCGGTTCGTTACGACGCGCGAAGCATCAGCGTTGGCATTTCCGGGCGCAGCAAAACGGCCGACCTTATCGACTGTGCTGCAAAGCCATCTCAGTATGCCGGGCGAACACTTTCACAGGTTGCCACAGAGCTGGCAAAGCCATTCAGTATCAAGGTGGTTGATGCAGGCGGCGCGTCGGGAGCGCTGCAGGGCATTCAGGCAGACCAGGGCGAAACGGTCATGGATGTGCTGAATAAGATGCTCGGGCTTCAGCAGGCGCTGGCGTATGACAACGAGCAGGGCGATCTGGTTATCGGCGGCATCGGCAGCCGGCAGGCTCACACCGCGCTGGTGCTGGGTGAAAACGTTCTTTCCTGTGATACCGAGAAAAGCATTCGTGACCGCTTCAGTGATTATCAGGTTTCAGGGCAGCGCACCGGCAATGATGATGATTTCGGCGAGGCAACCACCACGGCGATACGGGCGAAAACCATAGATGGCGGCGTGGCGCGGTACCGGCCAATGATTATCCATCAGACCGGCAACGCCACCACGGCAACCTGCAGTGAGCGTGGAGAGTTTGAAATGCGCCAGCGCGCCGCCCGAACCGATGAGGCGACATACACCGTTCAGGGATGGCGTCAGGGTGATGGCTCTTTATGGCGCCCGAATCTGCAGGTTATTGTCTTTGATCCCATCCTTGGTTTTAACAACCGGCAGATGGTCATTGCCGAGGTCACCTATCAGCAGAATGAAAACGGTACTGTCACTGAAATCCGTGTCGGTCCGCCAGATGCCTATCTGCCTGAGCCGGCGAAGCCCGGCAAACGGAAGAAGGAAAAACAGGAGGAGGAATTCTGA
- a CDS encoding phage baseplate assembly protein V, producing MPGPIHNLNRSISNLLARAVVRGLNTATRCQMLQIEMAGGEGKSDIEHMEPYGFTAAPIAGAEAVAAYFDGDRSHGVVLVVSDRRYRIKELVSGEVAVYDDLGQSVTLTRSGIVVNGAGKPITFTNAPKARFEMDIEATGEIKDKCDSGGLTMSAMRVAYNGHTHKENGDAPTQKMGGL from the coding sequence ATGCCTGGACCTATTCATAACCTGAACCGCAGCATATCAAACCTGCTGGCACGTGCCGTGGTGCGCGGACTCAATACTGCTACCCGATGCCAGATGCTGCAGATAGAAATGGCCGGTGGCGAAGGAAAAAGCGACATTGAACACATGGAGCCTTACGGTTTTACCGCTGCTCCCATTGCCGGCGCTGAGGCGGTGGCCGCTTACTTTGATGGTGATCGCTCTCACGGCGTGGTACTCGTGGTTTCTGACCGGCGCTACCGGATTAAAGAGCTCGTCTCCGGTGAAGTGGCTGTTTATGACGATCTCGGACAGTCAGTAACCCTGACCCGCAGCGGCATTGTGGTGAACGGGGCCGGTAAACCTATCACCTTCACGAATGCACCAAAGGCCCGGTTTGAAATGGATATTGAGGCGACCGGGGAAATCAAAGATAAGTGCGACTCCGGCGGGCTAACGATGTCAGCAATGCGAGTGGCATACAACGGTCACACCCATAAAGAGAACGGCGATGCGCCGACGCAGAAAATGGGGGGATTATGA
- a CDS encoding phage GP46 family protein, whose translation MIIVINGVQRDVTWPIDPLTRAVIISLFSWRRAEPDDTPEQENGWWGDSFPTVQNDRIGSRLYLLSRQKLTNKTPLKAREYISQALQWLVDDGVAVRVDVKSERTGINTLSASVVISQKDGNRTAYSFDDLWSELNG comes from the coding sequence ATGATCATTGTGATTAACGGTGTGCAGCGTGATGTGACGTGGCCAATCGATCCGCTGACCCGCGCCGTGATTATTTCTCTGTTTTCATGGCGCCGGGCTGAGCCGGACGACACGCCAGAGCAGGAAAATGGCTGGTGGGGTGACAGCTTCCCGACCGTACAAAATGACCGTATCGGTTCCCGTCTTTATCTTCTCAGTCGCCAGAAACTTACCAACAAAACGCCGCTTAAAGCCCGTGAGTACATCAGCCAGGCATTGCAGTGGCTGGTGGATGATGGCGTGGCGGTGCGCGTAGACGTGAAGTCAGAACGAACAGGCATTAACACACTAAGCGCTTCGGTGGTGATCAGTCAGAAAGATGGCAACCGGACGGCATACTCATTTGACGATTTATGGAGTGAACTTAATGGCTGA
- a CDS encoding baseplate J/gp47 family protein has protein sequence MADSGFTRPTLPQLITTIRTDLITRFGADTALAALRRNDAEVYARVQAAAVHTVYGYIDYLARNLLPDLADENWLARHANMKRCPRKEATYAAGYVRWEVTIPGIVVPAGVTVQRDDLVSFTTTAAATSAGGVLRVPVVCDVAGSAGNTDDGLTMRLASPITGLTSAGLADTIEGGAETEDLEAWRARIIERWYWTPQGGADGDYEVWAKEVPGVTRAWTYRHWMGAGTVGVMVANSDLINPIPDDATVAAVQAHVEPLAPVAGADIYVFAPVPHVVDFRIRLTPDTEEIRYAVVAELRAMMLRDGVPEGTLKPSRISEAISIATGEYSHELLSPTTEVKIEKAEIGVVGDIAWT, from the coding sequence ATGGCTGACAGTGGATTTACCCGCCCGACACTCCCTCAGTTGATTACCACTATCCGCACAGATTTGATTACCCGCTTTGGCGCCGATACCGCTCTGGCAGCGCTGCGGCGTAATGATGCTGAAGTTTACGCCCGGGTGCAGGCCGCTGCCGTGCATACCGTTTATGGCTACATCGATTATCTGGCCCGTAATCTGCTGCCTGATCTGGCTGATGAGAACTGGCTGGCCCGGCATGCCAATATGAAGCGTTGCCCGCGCAAGGAAGCAACTTATGCAGCGGGTTACGTGCGCTGGGAGGTAACAATCCCGGGGATTGTCGTTCCGGCGGGTGTGACCGTTCAGCGTGACGATCTGGTTTCCTTCACCACAACCGCAGCAGCAACCTCTGCGGGGGGCGTGCTGCGCGTACCGGTTGTCTGTGACGTTGCCGGAAGCGCCGGGAATACTGATGATGGCCTGACTATGCGTCTGGCCAGCCCGATCACCGGCCTGACCTCGGCGGGGCTGGCTGACACTATCGAGGGGGGCGCAGAGACTGAAGATTTGGAAGCCTGGCGAGCCCGTATTATTGAACGCTGGTACTGGACACCGCAGGGCGGGGCAGATGGCGATTATGAAGTCTGGGCCAAAGAGGTACCCGGCGTCACCCGCGCCTGGACATACCGGCACTGGATGGGCGCCGGAACAGTCGGCGTCATGGTGGCAAACAGCGATCTGATTAACCCCATTCCTGATGATGCGACAGTGGCCGCAGTGCAGGCTCATGTCGAGCCTCTGGCGCCGGTTGCCGGAGCGGATATTTATGTCTTTGCACCTGTTCCTCATGTCGTTGATTTCCGTATTCGACTGACCCCCGATACTGAGGAAATCCGTTATGCCGTGGTTGCTGAACTCAGGGCAATGATGCTGCGCGACGGAGTGCCGGAAGGCACGCTGAAACCTTCACGTATCAGTGAGGCAATCAGTATTGCAACAGGCGAATACAGCCATGAACTGCTCAGCCCCACCACTGAGGTGAAAATTGAAAAGGCTGAGATAGGGGTGGTGGGAGATATTGCATGGACCTGA